The genomic DNA ggctcacctgcaggggaATGACGATCATGAAGATCTTCTTGTCCTTGTCGGACAGGATGTGCTTGACGAAGGCCCACCCTGTCCCGATCAGGGCGATGGTGATGAACAGCAGCGCCCCCTTCAGGCTGAAAACATAACAATACCTTATTTATGGTTCCAGTGTTCTATTCAGGATTATGTGCAAGTATCagtctaaagcaggggtgtccagccctggtcctggagagacacagggtctgCAGGTTTGTACCAAGTAAAAGAAAACCAGAACAAAACATGCAGatgctgcagccctccaggaccggactTGGAGACCCCTGCACTCGAGTGCAGAAGGTCACAGGCCACAGAGAGGCGGACTCACAGGTGGGTGATGTAATACACCACGGCCCAGCCCTCTATGGGAAAGCCCTGATTGGATATGTAGTAGTAGTCAATCTGGAACACAGAAACAGCTCACAGTaaaaagaagggggggggagatgaGCGCACTCTCACAGGATAAACAGTGCTACAGGTCACAGTGTGCTATTTAGATAGTTAAGGGTGAGGAAAGAGGCCATACTCACAGCGTGGAACACCAGGGACAGAGACTTGGTGAAGGGAAGAGCGGCCATAAGCCAGTGGATCTTATACACGTCAGCTCTGTGGAACAGGGAGGAGATCAGAGCAACGTCAGACACAACCGCACAGGCTATGTAAGGGAGTCCCATCTAAAAACAGCCACAGGTGTACTGCGAAAATCACTGGGCATCTGCCGCCCTCTACTGGAGCTCTGGGGTAAAGCAGGCATTCACTGTGACTGAGGACAGTAATTAAAGAAAAATCTTGCCTCAGCAGAAGACACATCATATTTCATACAGTATTCTCAATTCAGGATGAatgcaaaggaaaataaaaacatcatgCCTTCAGTCACTACATATAAAAGTGACTGACAACTTCAAAACATAAATACTTCAGAAATGCAGATATtctgataaaaacaaaatgcactCAGTACACAGGAACAAAAATGCCCAACCCGCGATCAGCGAaatattgtgtgcgtgtgcgtgaaatacattttggctaCCATATTCATTGACTCAGTAGCCCAGTGGACCAGCgcaaattattttaatctaAATACCCTGGGTAACGTCAAAGCAAGACCACGGTGGACATTaacattcagccattttaatgCTTTGTAATCACAGCACTTCATAGTTTCATTATCTCTAGAATAGAgctttgataaataaataaagctttgATCAAACTGTGTCTGTAGCCCATCGGTCAACTGAGGCCAGAACATTATAGGGTAGAACGTGGATAACCGTCCTGTGCTTATTCACGTATTTTGTTCCCGGCGTTTGTGGTAAAGAACACCCAGAGAAAATGCAGTGCAACACCTTTAAGTGGGTCTACTGTTGTAAAACAGGGTTCAGGCACCAAAAGATAAAACGCATCAAAACACATCCGTCCGTCCCTCAAAATCAGCATTGGAGAATGCAtaacaaaacaatttaaaagCATAACTCCGAGCCAATTCGGAAGCACAGGAAAAGAAACGCATACTCAGGATGAAAGCCATTTAGAACAGACCATTTGGATAGCAGTGACATACAAAAGAAACGCTAAAGCAGTGTGTAAATGAGTAACGcccaatcccacaatgccccgGGGCTGACCTGTGCGTGCGGAGGACGTGTACCCAGATCGTGCCgatgaggaagaagaagacGGACATGATGATGTACAGCTTGGGCAGCGGGATCTCCCCGGCCGACAGGAAGCTGTCTGGGTTCTTCTCCTCGATGTTGATCTGAAATTCAACCCCAAACTCAACACCTCTCCCATGTCTACAACAGCCTGTCAATTTAGAGCCAGACTGGACCAGACATTTCCACACGTCATTTTTTCTACTATAAATCAGTAGGCTTACATGCACACAATAATGTCACTATTGTTATACTCAGATTAGGGTATTCAATTAAGCCGTTTACATTAAGTGGATTTACAATAACTGGATTTCATCAACCTCCAAGGTTACACTAGCGCTACAGTTAGTCGGTGATTTTTTCCCACTTTAAAAACGGAAGCAGCTACCAAACTTCTACACTGAAACTAGAACAACGGTCACATTCTGCCAGCCGGTCTGCACGCGACACCCGCTCCAGACACGACATGCCGTACGCATAACACTGAAAGGCATGCGATTGAAGCGCATACAAGGCACAGTAATATCGCAACtgctgcacacaaacacgtggTGTGTAGCCACAGCCAAACCGACACAGCCTTGCACTGCTAGACAAGTTATAGCTTCCTCTCCTTGGAGGGGGGAAACAGACGGGCAGGACACTCATGTTCTGGCACAGTGTCCGGGTTCTCGGGGGCGTGCTGGCTGGGTTCTCGAGGGCATGCTGGCTGGGTTCGAGGGCATGCCGGCTGACTCCATACTTGCACATATGGCTGTGCGCAATGCCAAGCATATGCTTATGGAAATGGACTATACTGAAATAAATACTATCAAGAGGAGAATCGGATGCCATTTAACAATTTCtaaatgtaaatagttttaAAACCCGTTTAACTCATAACACACTGCTGTCTTTTGGTCTCTCCTTGTAGCAAACTGCAGGCAGCATATTAATTTAGACCAGTGATTAGGCTCGACCTGGACTACCTGCCAAACATAAATTTAATCAccacctagcatccaatcagagTTGAGTATTCACCCAGAGCATGGGATAAGTTGAAATAAATACTCTCAAGATTAGAAAGGGTTTTGCGCCATTTGCCAACATAAGGGCAAAGATACAAATTATTTCAGCTTGCATGTCTTGCACtaactgtaaatatatatatataaaattttcCACAATGCAGTGAAATCTAGTCATTATCATTTATTAAGCATCCACCTATTTTCCTTATATGCAGCCGATAGCGTATATATGGGTACTGGTCAGGGGTACTACACAGTAAGGTCATTACACATGGGACTACATAGTTCAGGCATGAGTTTTCAGATGTAGTGCTCAGATGTGCCCATTGGGAAAACTGCCAGCGATTCAGACAAAACCCCTCTCAACCTGTCAATACAGGAAGCGTGAAACTGGAAGCGTTGGGCGGGAGCTTACTTCGATGCTGAAGCGGAGCATTGCGCTGGTCGGAGGCTCCTTGCTGTAGCAGTTGTGAAAGTACAGGTTGTAGAGGCCCTGCTGGTCATCCGTGCTGACGTTAAAGTAAAACTGTGACAGGAAAGACAGGCTTCTATGAAATGCATTATACAAATAACTACTCCACATTATACATACTACTCCAgtcacaactacaactacagctaatgatgataataataataataataataataataataacaacaacaattattattatcatcatttatAAATCTTAATAAAATCGACTTTATAAAGATGCAAAGTGTTCCCGCAGCTCACCTGGAAGGAGTAGACTCCATCCCTATTCTGCAGAGGGTAAGACACCTCAGACTTACTTgcctgtgaaaaaaaacaccgAAACAAGAGTGAAAAATTCTGCCTCACAGACCAACAAGCACAGTGACAGATTCACAGATACTCGCCTCGGAAGCATCTCGTTTGGATTTACTTCCAGCTGCATCTGTGAAAGGGAAAAAGGTACAGTATTAGGACCCTGGGCAGGCAGACACTGCAAGCTGAAAAATCTCATCTAAGAGAGACCATTTAGCAATAAAGTGGACTTATTAAACTGTACACCACAAGCCATGCAAGCCACTTTAGATAAGAGCGCCTGCTTTTATAGTGGCGTCTGCACTCACACAAAGATAAGACCATCTACCAACATCAGTGAAGAGGGACCCACCTGCAGGAAAAGGGAGGATTGTGTACCTTTTGCTTTGGCCGTGGGCTGAGGTTTGGTTTCGGGTTCAGGTTTAGGTTCGGTTACAGATCCCGGTTTGTTCTCGTCCCCCGTCTGCGGACCCTTGCCCTTTGTGTCCAGGGGGCCCTGGAGGGGCTTGGTCAAGCCCGAAAGGATGTTGGGGAAAAGGTTCTCCTCAGCTGAGGTTTTCATCCTCACTCTGcattcacagcacacacacacacatcatttcaGTAGGTGCAGGGTGAAAGTGGAATAAGAGTTCCAGGAGAAGTAGCTGTGGTTGTGTTCAAACAGACCGACAGTGCAGCCAGATGCCAACTATGGCTGCAGAAAAAGTAAGATTCTGCAGTGGATGAACTGAACGTAGGCCAGTGACAGTGCTAACACGAAGGTGCAGAGAAAGTAATGAGCAATAGCACATACCCTATAGACCCACAAGATGTTCAACACCATAATCTTAATAGGTAAAGGGAAAGACAAAACACGCCAATGATTCATTATGAAATGTAACTAAGTGGATGCGATCAAGGACAATACAGTAACACTATCAGGAATACAGCCATGGAAACTTATATTATCAACCAAAACATCATGTCTTACTGACGCAGACGACAGGCTTAACACAGGAGCCAAGTACAGAATCGGTGGGAAGAACAATCTGTTCTTGCAACAAAATCTGTTTCTTAATCCGTAGGCCACACCCAACGCTTTGAAGAGACTCACACATTGTTACGGAAGTCGATTAGCAGCAGGGCAACAGCCACGTCACTGCTGGGCAGCTTCTTTAGAATGCAGTAGTCAATCTCTTCATCCTACGGCACAGAAACGCGTATTAAACCACAGCAACCTTCAAAAAAATGGCATCTGTCCGGTCAGCTCATTTCTGTAGAGTCACTCAAcccaccaaataaataaaacaaaaatgtatagcGGTTATTAAGAGGGGAATTGAAAATGACGTTATGGGGTTCAGAGGAATACTGTATTAGGGAATAAAATTCCAAGGAATCTGGCCATACTTGGTATGAGCAAAGTTTGATTTTAAAGGGCTGATGCAATAGCTAGTTAGATCAGTACTCACCAAATAGGTTGAGAATCCATTACTGCTGGTCCTATCAAGACTGAATCCAATCTTTAAAAGAAACAATAGATCTGCTCTTACGAATTCActcccccacacaaacacatatggcACGACAGTATGCAGTTAATGCAAAAACCTTTCAGAAAACTTAACATTTCTAGTTCACAACCATATATTAATGTGCACCATGTTTTTGTCAATATAGATCAACTAGAATGTGAGTTAGTAACTAGGTTAATACACTAGGGAAGACCAACAGGGGCTAATTTCCAATCCATTTTGTGTGCGAGTACGGGACTGATTTTACCGTAGAGCTGTCGATATTTCCAGGACTGTCACTCAGGGACAGCCGACTCATATTCACGGCCATGTAACCATCCTTGTAGAACCCGAAGGTGTTCAAATGCACCTTCCGTCGGACGTCATCCTGGGAGAAATGGCCGCAGTTTACAAAACGACTTTCCAACTGaccaaaaaataagtttatTTCCATACAGCATAAGTAAGCCTCCTTTCAGCGCAATTCTTTATGGAGCTGTTTTGAACGGACCTAGGTATAGTGCATTGGGTAGGTACATGTGAATTATCTGACAAGAAATCCCTCCCGGACAGGAAAACGACCATCTATTTTTAACTACCATCCATGCGTTTCCATGCTCGGTGGTTGCAGCACTAACTTCCCAAATTAGTATTTGTCAATGCACAACCCTCAGATTAACCAGAATCTCTTAATAACCAGCTAGTAAGTACTTTGCTCACCTGTTAGTCATCCTATTAATACACGGCTTCTGCACAACACCGCTTTAGCCAACGCCTGCTAAGTTAACCATCAGTCTCCCTGTACATGTCATACAATAACTTACAATTAGAAATAAATTTCGCTTGGGATGGACATTTGTGAAATCTTAACGTGAGACGATAGTCGATAGTTTgataaaaacattacataatTTGTTGGgagtttaaaataacaaatagctGTTCTAGTTCACTGAATTAATGAAACGTTATACCAGCTACCGAGCTGACTAGCAAGTCACCTTCATTTCACATTAATTACTGGCATGAGGATGTCTAACATTAAGATATGATTTTGAGAGGCACATACGCCCCACGGTACACACAAAATCATAATGTCAGACTTTTATATCTCGCTAGCTACCTATCGAAGCGAAACCACGGTTCAAGCAGCTGCATCAAACAGTGGGATACCCTGAGTGGCTAAAAAAgcgtagctagctagttagctgcaaaTATCACAAATCATATCTACCGAGGCCGACAAGCTCATTTTGTAAGAATAACCACTATCCTAGCTAGTCTTACCATACCTTAAGTACGAGATGGTGTAGCCTGCAGTAGCTTTCTgtaatgaatataaaaatgacCAAAACACAAGTAAACATCCATCTTTTGTCGGTCGCCATGTTTAGGTTTAAACGATATCCCCAGCCTAACTTCCGTAAGTAAGACAGGAAAGCACGCCCTCTAAGCACGACCTCGGCCAATCGAAGCTTTGAACGGTAGTGAAACTCCGGATGTAAGCCTATACTGCGCATGTCTGTGCGGTGAGAGCAAAACATTTTAGCTCACCAATGAAATTGAACGAGGAAtgtgttttgaaggcaaaataaaacttcaatattaatattaaatctttaatttgaaaAGCACATTGTGAACACATTTTTTAGTCATACGTACAGGAAATACATAATCGTATCTTTCCCGCCATATAAAGTATATGAAGAAATAACACTTGCTTCGCAAATTGCTTTGCAGCAAGCATCCCATTGGGCCAAATGTATCAGCTGAACTGGTCAGGGCTGTCtataactgcaatgaaatgtTCCAGTTCCACTGCATTCCATGTAGTTGtatgacaaaaaaatgttatgtcataaaaatgtttgtgtCCAACTGCATAAAATCTAGCTCAGGGATAGAACACCTTGCTTTCCATAAGCACGGTCTTTaatttaagaaaatgttcatgaaaatattatttcaaagtggccagtgctactcaactccaggtcctgctcCGGCCATGCAGTTCaccaccatttttttttttttttgccaattattTTACCTCCTTGATTCAGGAAGTGAGtccattagtgaaatcaggttgtGTTTTGCATGGCTGAAGTGAAAAACAAAGTGATTAAAACAATCTAgtgattaaaaacatatttggagGATAAACTAAACTACTAAGTTTGTCCAGAATCacataaaatctgttttaaggCAAGACACATTTTCTAAGTAAAAAcaaacgacacacacacacacacacacacacacacacacacacacacacacacacacacacacacacacacacacacacacacacacacacacacacacacacacacacacacacacacacacacacagcagttgtACGATGATGATTACTTCTCATTATATGGAATACCAGAAGACCACAGATCCAGTTTCACTGGGGGATTTGTTTCAACACCATCAAGAGCAGTGGCAGTAAAAACCAAGCTTGCAAAGGAAGCCATAGTGATAGGCTAACTTTACCATTATTACCCAATATAGGATCAGTTTCaaggacacagattaagcctagtccaagACTAAACTCAAAGAGTTCCTCCATTCCAATGTTGTCctggactaagcttaatctgtgtctgtgaaaccaacCCTATATCTTCAAGCTCCCTCTTGCAAGTCATGTCATGTCAGATGCATATCTGCTGAATACTACTGTCAGTTGGGACAGTTGGATAACTTGGTACCATCTCTTGTCTTTCTTCAAAGCGTTCACTATGCTCTTATTACGGCGCTCTCTATAAGAGCTCCCGCTGAATGACTAACTGGGAATGTAAGTACTCCACAGAGAATGGATGTTGAATCATTTATACACTGAAATGTGCAACATTTTCACAGAGCATTATTTCCACATATTGAATACGAACATAAAGATGCTTCCCCAAAATAAGATATCAGGATTACAAGAGCCCTGATATTTATGACAATGCTTCAGAGTATTATGTGATTGACACATTGACATacaccaattattttatttctttgagaGGCATTTTTCAAGGGAAAAATGAAATCCATGGAATAACATCTAATGTGATTctgtatacagtaaatgtaGAAGTGAGTATTCTTGATTACAGGCAGCTAGATTAAATTTGTGGATTTAATTtgtgtggaaacaaaaaaattaaacatgaaGAAGCATATACAAACATCATTTAGAAAAAGGCTTTCAGAATAGTCTATTCCTGTGAGCGAAACCGAGAACTCCGCAGAATTAGCAGtaaatcagtttttgtaaaaagCAACAGCATATTACTTGAGACCTAAATCTCATGCTATATCAGGAAGACCCAGAACTTTAGACTTCCTTCATCTTAAACCCTCAGAAATAAGAAGGGGAAATCTGGTAACAAACCAATTGAATGATCAAATAGATTTTAGAAATAATTttttgttcttgatctggccccTGTCTAAGTTCCACGGAGTACGTGGAGAAGCAGGCCTGGTACATccatctcctccccctcacAGCTTGGCCTGGGGCGTCTGCTCCAGGAGCTCCCTCATGTccagcagcgccccctgcagggccTGAGCCAGCTTGGCGGCATCAGTCTCCTTGCAGCTGTTGAACGCCGACACAGAAAAGTTGATGTGTTCCTCCATGGGGTTGTAGTACACACCGTACCCGTCCGGAACCGCTGGACCAGAGCACATCATGCAGTCCGTCTTAGCTGGAACCTGGAGAGGCATGGAGCCCCCAAACATAGAACTGTATTTTCACTGTCGTCGCCGtcatccccctcccccaataCTCACCATACATAAGGGGGTGTACATTATTTGTTGATGTTCTTTGACTCATCAGTGCCACTGCAACTCCCTACCCCATGCATCAGTGACAGGGTTCAAAGGACTACAATACCCACATTTCCACAGCAGACCTGACACATAATACCCCTTTTCCACAGTAGAACAGTCTCATTATATTCTGTATATAACGCAGAATGAGGAGGCGCTGACATACCTGACTGGTGGAGAGGTTGTAATGCCTGGCGACAGCATAGGCCGTGTCCATGAAGATCTCGGGCATGGAGGTCAGGTCCTCAATGGCCTGCTTCCTCAGCCCCAGGAGGTGCTGGTCGATGGCCTGGCCACGGATCGCCTGGATGACCAACAGCCCGGCAAAATCAATGAAGGACCATtccccctccaccccgcccTGCTTACAGCCGCATAGATGAACACACTCACCATGTCTGTGTAGGCTCTGTGGGCTTGTACCGCCTTGCGCAACAAtgccaccttctctgtgttctgtccagggtacagaacaaaaacaacaaacctaGCATCACTTGTACCCAATGTTATTTGCTAACAGAATAAGGTTTGTGAACATTAAGCATGAGCCAACATTTGCCTTGTGGAACGCACATGAGGTTAGTCTGGCCCTATAACCAAAGGGGTGCATGTTCTGCTCCAGAGCGGCCTGGGGAGGGGCTGACCTGTGTGGAGGGGTCGTCCATGGCCTGAGTGAAGCGCAGCGAGCTGCTGGAGGCAGAGCGGATGGTGTCGGTGCGGCCGAGCCGGAACAACCGCAGAGACGCGGTCTCGGACGTGGAGCAGCAGGCCTGGTACGTcctgtgcgcgtgtgcgcgcgttcagtttaaataaatcatttaaataagtCATAAATGCCACAAAGGCACAATCTATTGATGCATATTCTATTTTATCTAAAGAAACATGAACATTCATTTTTCTACTTGTGCTAGACAACACAAGTTTTTCATATTGGAGTAAACAGTTGTTTGTTTACAGACTTAATTAATGTCACTTCAGTACAATAATGGTGAAAATGTGCCATTATCGATGACATTTTGCCTACACCATGAACAAGTTTAAATGTCTACAGTGTTTCCCATTGGATTCTGTCCAGCAGCGGTGCTTGGGTTTCTCAAGGGCTCTCAGCTTTATGGCACAACTCAATGTTGCACGGGCACACACAGGTGATTCATTAAAGTTTATTACTGCTGATCACCCTCAGGTGATTCTCCAATGTACgtgccaaaaatgtttttcaatacaATATAGGCCacagctttatttatttgttttgtcatCGGAGTCATTGTGTCCATGTGCGTTCTATGGACTGTCAGGGAAACACTGGAGTACATTACCCATATTCAATTGTGTGGTAAGCATCTGAAAACTTggctaaattacattacattactaatGTGAGGAGACGAGTCCCTCCGGCCAGTGTACCTGAAATAGGCCAGCTGCAGAGCCATCTGGATGAAGGCATCGGGGCTCATCTTCTGCGACTTGGGGAAGTTTTTCCCAAAGTTGGAAAACACAAAGACCTTATAATCCAGATCATTCACCATTCTGTTAGCAGAAGAAGGCAGGGTgaaattttgttatttattataaaacagGTCTTTTCAATCCtgaatgctgattggctgagaccaACTTCTTGAGTGATTAGAAATCCGATACAGTTTGTAAACCAGTGACATTCAAAGTATAAACCATTACTGACGAACCtttttgtatatattatattgtcAACAATTGTTTCTATATGTTTCTAATTGTTCCTAACAACCCAACAGTGATGGCTACTGGGGGGTTGTTAGGAATAATTCAAAGCTGTATTCATGCTTTCGTGCCATATTGCTCAAATAAAGATCATGCAAGCTGTGTACTTCTAGGTTGAGGCCCATTAAGCCTTGCTCACATATTCATGTTTTGCTTGGCCTTCTCGATGTCCTTCTTGATCTCAGGGGTGATGTTAAAGCGCAGCTTCTGTGGCATGGACAGGGGCACCATGGGGGAGCGCACCATCTCCGACTTCTTCCTGTTTGGGAGACATGGAGAGAAcgtctgtttgtgtctgcgcCAATATTATTAAACCTATTTCCTATTTTCTCCCAATTGAAACGGCCtaattatatttacaatatattaaaTGTACTATGATGTAACAACAATAATGGTTATAAaacattgtgaacaagtgacTTGCAAGTTAGGGCAAAAAAAATTCATGATGAATGCATTCGTGGAACAGAAAGCCatcacacataaaacacataaaataataaaaacttagTCCCTTACGTGTATTCGACCACATGGTCCACCAATGACACAATAGGTGGGCCTTCAGCAGGGGCATGCTCATAGATAAGGCCACATGACCCGTCTTCTCCAATAATGAactgggtacaaaaaaaaaagcaaaaagaacaaaacCAGGAGGTATGAACAAAACATCACACCTATCAGACctacaaacaaaacatccaaACTGAAGCACCAGAAAAGACTTGCTTAATTTCCCAAAAGCTTAACAGGACGAAATCAGGCACAGTGCTACTGCATGTCCTCAGCCTTGCCCACTTGCAGGGTCTTGTCGAACCAGCGGTTCCCGCTGTTCCAGCTGCTGCCCCCGCCGTGCAGCATCTGGATGGCGGTGCGGCTCCGGTAGAGCTCGTCCGACACCCGCGGCATGGGCGCATCCAGGCACACGGTGATGATGCTCTTCTGGATGGCCCGCACAGACTCCTTGTTCACCTTATCTGAGAGGGCACCGCACGAAACCTCAAATGCATCTCAAATGCATTCTCTGTCCACCCACATTTTTGTGGCCACACCCTCTCATCCATAATGAGGTTGCTAGCTCCTCCTCCCTACCCTTAATGGTTGGAGCCCCATCCAATCACCTTTAACTGCTCCTCACCTTTAGTGAAGTTGTTGcagtcacactcactcactctgtcgcAACCCTTACCCTTAATGAGGGTGTTGTAAGCTTTCTCCCAGGTGTTTCGGTGCTGGGAAGTGAGGATTCCGATTGGCTCCTTGTTGGTCTGGAGGGAGGAGTTCCAGATCTTCTCCAGCTGCATGTAGAGCTGGTCTATTGTCAGAGGTGTGCCATCACTGTTATACACATCCAGCACAAAGAActagagcgagcgagcgagagagagaaatgaactCAGTTTAGCATGGTCAAGATTTGATACCAGGTCATGGAGACCATAATCACAGTGTTTGGGCATGGCAAGGTAGCATACAGGACACCTGCTGTACCTGAAAGTTGTGCACCACAGTAATGTGGCTGGGTGGTCTCTTTCCCAGGGCATGGTTGACCACCGTGTCTTTCTTGGGCCCAGGGATACGGCAGGAGGACAGAACCTGGTAGTACTGGTTCATACAGAGGGGCTTCCCTCCCAGGTACTCCACAGGTAACGTCTCACTACACAGGTTCAAAAAGAACAGCACTTTATTTCAAGCGACTTGAATTGGAAGACAAAAAACCCAACAGTTTTCAGGCACAGAACAAAATCAAAGGATGTAATGTCACTC from Conger conger chromosome 12, fConCon1.1, whole genome shotgun sequence includes the following:
- the gpr107 gene encoding protein GPR107 isoform X1, whose translation is MATDKRWMFTCVLVIFIFITESYCRLHHLVLKDDVRRKVHLNTFGFYKDGYMAVNMSRLSLSDSPGNIDSSTIGFSLDRTSSNGFSTYLDEEIDYCILKKLPSSDVAVALLLIDFRNNVVRMKTSAEENLFPNILSGLTKPLQGPLDTKGKGPQTGDENKPGSVTEPKPEPETKPQPTAKAKDAAGSKSKRDASEASKSEVSYPLQNRDGVYSFQFYFNVSTDDQQGLYNLYFHNCYSKEPPTSAMLRFSIEINIEEKNPDSFLSAGEIPLPKLYIIMSVFFFLIGTIWVHVLRTHRADVYKIHWLMAALPFTKSLSLVFHAIDYYYISNQGFPIEGWAVVYYITHLLKGALLFITIALIGTGWAFVKHILSDKDKKIFMIVIPLQVLANVAYIIIESTEEGTTEYGLWKEVLFLVDLLCCGAILFPVVWSIRHLQEASATDGKAAINLAQLKLFRHYYVMIVCYIYFTRIIAILIKFIVPFQWKWLYQLLDELATLAFFFLTGHKFRPASYNPYLLLSVEDDEDLEMEDVVTTSVGVTEGVKKVKKVSNGPSGERQTVA
- the gpr107 gene encoding protein GPR107 isoform X2 — translated: MATDKRWMFTCVLVIFIFITESYCRLHHLVLKDDVRRKVHLNTFGFYKDGYMAVNMSRLSLSDSPGNIDSSTIGFSLDRTSSNGFSTYLDEEIDYCILKKLPSSDVAVALLLIDFRNNVVRMKTSAEENLFPNILSGLTKPLQGPLDTKGKGPQTGDENKPGSVTEPKPEPETKPQPTAKAKDAAGSKSKRDASEASKSEVSYPLQNRDGVYSFQFYFNVSTDDQQGLYNLYFHNCYSKEPPTSAMLRFSIEINIEEKNPDSFLSAGEIPLPKLYIIMSVFFFLIGTIWVHVLRTHRADVYKIHWLMAALPFTKSLSLVFHAIDYYYISNQGFPIEGWAVVYYITHLLKGALLFITIALIGTGWAFVKHILSDKDKKIFMIVIPLQVLANVAYIIIESTEEGTTEYGLWKEVLFLVDLLCCGAILFPVVWSIRHLQEASATDGKAINLAQLKLFRHYYVMIVCYIYFTRIIAILIKFIVPFQWKWLYQLLDELATLAFFFLTGHKFRPASYNPYLLLSVEDDEDLEMEDVVTTSVGVTEGVKKVKKVSNGPSGERQTVA
- the LOC133142275 gene encoding carnitine O-acetyltransferase-like isoform X2 is translated as MLGLLARTMMAKTCLVKPSTLVKPVSVTKIPGRYLVHQEGLPKLPVPPLRQTCERYLAMLEPIISEAEMSHTRQLMAEFQRSGGVGERLQKGLECRARKTENWLSDWWLQTAYLDSRMPVVVHLSPGVVFPRLEFHDRQGQIRYAAKLIAGVLDFKTMIDNETLPVEYLGGKPLCMNQYYQVLSSCRIPGPKKDTVVNHALGKRPPSHITVVHNFQFFVLDVYNSDGTPLTIDQLYMQLEKIWNSSLQTNKEPIGILTSQHRNTWEKAYNTLIKDKVNKESVRAIQKSIITVCLDAPMPRVSDELYRSRTAIQMLHGGGSSWNSGNRWFDKTLQFIIGEDGSCGLIYEHAPAEGPPIVSLVDHVVEYTKKSEMVRSPMVPLSMPQKLRFNITPEIKKDIEKAKQNMNIMVNDLDYKVFVFSNFGKNFPKSQKMSPDAFIQMALQLAYFRTYQACCSTSETASLRLFRLGRTDTIRSASSSSLRFTQAMDDPSTQNTEKVALLRKAVQAHRAYTDMAIRGQAIDQHLLGLRKQAIEDLTSMPEIFMDTAYAVARHYNLSTSQVPAKTDCMMCSGPAVPDGYGVYYNPMEEHINFSVSAFNSCKETDAAKLAQALQGALLDMRELLEQTPQAKL
- the LOC133142275 gene encoding carnitine O-acetyltransferase-like isoform X1 — its product is MQSSELFGICSQGLLLRLRAKTCLVKPSTLVKPVSVTKIPGRYLVHQEGLPKLPVPPLRQTCERYLAMLEPIISEAEMSHTRQLMAEFQRSGGVGERLQKGLECRARKTENWLSDWWLQTAYLDSRMPVVVHLSPGVVFPRLEFHDRQGQIRYAAKLIAGVLDFKTMIDNETLPVEYLGGKPLCMNQYYQVLSSCRIPGPKKDTVVNHALGKRPPSHITVVHNFQFFVLDVYNSDGTPLTIDQLYMQLEKIWNSSLQTNKEPIGILTSQHRNTWEKAYNTLIKDKVNKESVRAIQKSIITVCLDAPMPRVSDELYRSRTAIQMLHGGGSSWNSGNRWFDKTLQFIIGEDGSCGLIYEHAPAEGPPIVSLVDHVVEYTKKSEMVRSPMVPLSMPQKLRFNITPEIKKDIEKAKQNMNIMVNDLDYKVFVFSNFGKNFPKSQKMSPDAFIQMALQLAYFRTYQACCSTSETASLRLFRLGRTDTIRSASSSSLRFTQAMDDPSTQNTEKVALLRKAVQAHRAYTDMAIRGQAIDQHLLGLRKQAIEDLTSMPEIFMDTAYAVARHYNLSTSQVPAKTDCMMCSGPAVPDGYGVYYNPMEEHINFSVSAFNSCKETDAAKLAQALQGALLDMRELLEQTPQAKL